One Stappia sp. 28M-7 DNA window includes the following coding sequences:
- a CDS encoding thymidine phosphorylase family protein, producing the protein MTDTLALVPSGIDTYRQPVVYMHEDCHVCRAEGFAAQTRVRIDLNDRWIIATLNVIARGAWLAVDEAALSSSAWAALGAQAGDRAAFSHPEPPASASMIRAKAYGERLDQAGFAAIVSDTLDNRLSDLELAAFVTACAGDRLDEAETVALTRAMRDAGQMLDWGDRAVLDKHCVGGLPGNRTTPIVVAIVAAAGHLIPKTSSRAITSPAGTADTMEVMAPVVLDGDALRRVVEAEGGCIVWGGGLALSPADDHFIRVERPLDFDSTGQLVASVLSKKAAAGATHVLIDLPVGPTAKVRSAGAAEALGARLSSVAKALGLNLALHISDGMAPVGRGIGPALEAMDVLAVLRRAPDAPVDLRARALDLAGHLLDLAPDAVVGQGRDRAQALLDSGAAEAKFIAICAAQGGFREPGTASQRIEILAPHAGELTAVDNRRIARIAKLAGAPRQKSAGIRLLARIGDRMDRGQPLYELHAETPGELAYALAYAESQTGVLTLSGEAS; encoded by the coding sequence ATGACCGATACGCTTGCGCTTGTCCCCTCCGGCATCGACACCTACCGGCAGCCGGTCGTCTACATGCATGAAGATTGCCATGTCTGCCGCGCGGAAGGGTTTGCCGCCCAGACCCGTGTACGCATCGATCTGAATGACCGCTGGATCATCGCGACCCTGAATGTGATCGCCCGCGGGGCATGGCTTGCCGTGGACGAGGCGGCATTGTCGTCTTCCGCCTGGGCGGCCCTTGGAGCGCAGGCAGGGGACAGGGCCGCGTTCTCGCACCCTGAACCGCCCGCTTCGGCGTCGATGATCCGGGCGAAAGCCTATGGCGAGAGACTGGATCAGGCCGGGTTCGCGGCGATCGTCAGCGACACGCTCGACAACCGGCTATCGGATCTCGAGCTTGCCGCCTTCGTAACCGCCTGTGCGGGCGACAGGCTGGATGAGGCCGAGACCGTGGCCTTGACCCGCGCCATGAGGGATGCCGGGCAGATGCTCGACTGGGGGGACCGGGCCGTTCTCGACAAACATTGCGTCGGCGGATTGCCGGGCAACCGGACGACGCCGATCGTCGTCGCCATCGTCGCGGCGGCGGGGCATCTGATCCCCAAGACGTCGAGCCGTGCGATAACCTCGCCGGCGGGGACAGCCGACACGATGGAGGTCATGGCACCGGTCGTTCTTGACGGTGATGCGCTGCGCCGGGTGGTCGAAGCAGAAGGCGGCTGCATCGTCTGGGGCGGCGGGCTCGCGCTCAGCCCCGCCGACGATCACTTCATCCGTGTCGAACGCCCGCTCGATTTCGACTCCACCGGTCAGCTGGTGGCCAGCGTGCTGTCGAAAAAGGCGGCGGCCGGTGCCACGCACGTTCTGATCGACCTGCCGGTCGGACCCACGGCCAAGGTGCGGTCGGCCGGGGCCGCCGAAGCCCTCGGTGCCCGGCTGTCATCGGTGGCCAAGGCGTTGGGTCTGAACCTGGCGCTGCACATCAGCGACGGCATGGCTCCTGTGGGACGCGGCATCGGCCCGGCATTGGAAGCCATGGACGTGCTGGCGGTTTTGCGGCGCGCGCCGGACGCGCCTGTCGATCTGCGCGCACGGGCGCTGGATCTGGCCGGGCATCTTCTGGACCTAGCGCCGGACGCCGTTGTGGGGCAGGGACGGGACCGCGCGCAGGCGCTTCTCGACAGTGGCGCGGCGGAAGCGAAGTTCATAGCAATCTGTGCGGCACAGGGCGGTTTCCGCGAACCCGGCACCGCCTCGCAACGCATCGAGATACTTGCCCCGCATGCGGGCGAATTGACGGCCGTGGACAACCGCCGGATTGCACGCATCGCCAAGCTGGCCGGTGCCCCGCGTCAGAAGAGCGCCGGCATTCGCCTGCTGGCGCGGATCGGTGATCGTATGGACAGGGGCCAGCCGCTTTATGAACTTCATGCCGAGACACCAGGCGAACTGGCCTATGCCTTGGCCTATGCGGAGTCCCAGACCGGGGTGCTGACGCTGTCCGGGGAGGCGTCATGA
- the nhaA gene encoding Na+/H+ antiporter NhaA, whose product MSAVETRQSHEGRRAGIAMLVAIALGMGAANSPLSGVYDFIHHYPLRLGIAPVVIDAPLIDWINQGLLVVFFFHIGLHTKQEMTSGVLAARGRATLPAIAAFGGMVVPVAIYLAFNAGDPEAMPGWAIPIATDVVLVLGLMSFLGSAVSVGLLAFVTAVAIFDDLGAVLVIALFYGEAEFGWSLALIAVGLGGLWALNRRASEATKLYLVAGTLLWSGLIGSGLEGAIAGAIIGLALPLSAFRLSAVAQVEHRVAPLALFIVVPILAFFNAGVPLTNASANWTTDTVAAGIALGLVIGKPLGVALGTGLALWAGLGSLPSGTSLRDTLRAALFAGIGFTMSLFIVTAALDDPARADSAKIAVILGSSMSAILASVALLAVARRRTS is encoded by the coding sequence ATGTCAGCGGTTGAAACCCGGCAATCGCACGAAGGACGGCGTGCAGGCATCGCCATGCTCGTCGCGATCGCCCTGGGCATGGGTGCGGCCAATTCACCGCTGTCGGGCGTTTACGACTTCATCCATCACTATCCGCTGCGGCTGGGCATCGCGCCCGTTGTGATCGACGCCCCGCTGATCGACTGGATCAATCAGGGCCTTCTGGTCGTCTTCTTTTTTCACATCGGCTTGCACACCAAACAAGAGATGACGTCGGGCGTTCTGGCGGCGCGGGGGCGCGCCACCTTGCCGGCCATTGCGGCGTTCGGCGGCATGGTGGTGCCGGTGGCGATTTATCTGGCGTTCAATGCAGGCGACCCCGAAGCGATGCCCGGCTGGGCGATTCCGATTGCGACGGATGTGGTTTTGGTGCTGGGCCTGATGTCGTTCCTCGGATCGGCGGTGTCCGTGGGCCTTCTGGCCTTCGTCACGGCGGTTGCGATCTTTGACGATCTGGGCGCCGTGCTGGTCATTGCACTGTTCTACGGCGAGGCCGAGTTCGGCTGGTCGCTGGCCCTCATCGCGGTCGGGCTTGGCGGTCTCTGGGCTCTGAACCGGCGCGCGAGCGAGGCCACCAAGCTCTATCTCGTTGCGGGCACATTGCTGTGGTCCGGGCTGATTGGGTCCGGGCTGGAAGGGGCCATCGCGGGGGCGATCATCGGTCTGGCGCTGCCGCTGTCGGCTTTCAGACTGAGCGCCGTCGCACAGGTCGAGCATCGCGTCGCACCTCTGGCCCTGTTCATCGTCGTTCCGATCCTTGCCTTCTTCAATGCCGGGGTGCCGCTGACCAATGCGTCCGCGAACTGGACGACAGATACGGTCGCTGCGGGCATTGCCCTGGGCCTTGTTATCGGAAAGCCGTTGGGTGTCGCATTGGGAACCGGCCTTGCACTGTGGGCGGGTCTGGGCAGTTTGCCGTCTGGGACATCGTTGCGCGATACCCTGCGCGCCGCACTTTTCGCAGGCATCGGTTTCACGATGAGCCTGTTCATCGTCACCGCCGCGCTGGATGATCCCGCACGCGCGGATTCGGCAAAGATCGCCGTCATTTTGGGCTCAAGCATGTCCGCCATCCTCGCCAGTGTTGCCCTGCTGGCAGTCGCGCGCAGGCGTACGTCCTGA
- a CDS encoding IS5 family transposase, producing MPKQPTFPGLRHAVKKKQTRREKFLAEMETVVPWMRLLALIAPHYPKAGPRGGRPPMPIETMLRVYFLQQWYALSDPMAEEMLYDSDAMRRFAGIELGDDRIPDETTILNFRHLLEKHQLTEQLFAEVNRYLADQGITLRSGTLVDATIIDAPSSTKNKAKARDPEMSSTKKGNAWYFGMKAHVGVDVDSGTVHSLEATTAKVHDSRIWDELLHGGETSVWADKGYVSAEREAAFTKNGKVWGVMRKAPRGGKLDEIDEETNRVIAMVRAKVEHPFRVLKRQFGHMKTRYRGLAKNRAQLFTLFALGNLFLVRRQLLT from the coding sequence ATGCCCAAGCAGCCCACCTTTCCCGGCCTCCGCCACGCAGTGAAGAAGAAGCAGACGCGGCGGGAGAAGTTCCTCGCCGAGATGGAGACAGTAGTGCCGTGGATGCGGCTGCTGGCGCTGATCGCACCGCACTACCCGAAGGCGGGACCAAGGGGCGGGCGCCCCCCGATGCCGATTGAGACCATGCTGCGGGTCTACTTCCTTCAGCAATGGTATGCGCTCAGCGACCCGATGGCGGAGGAGATGCTCTACGACAGCGACGCCATGCGTCGGTTTGCTGGCATTGAGCTGGGCGACGACCGCATCCCGGATGAAACTACGATCCTCAACTTCCGCCACCTGCTTGAGAAGCACCAGCTTACGGAGCAGCTGTTTGCCGAGGTGAACCGCTACCTTGCCGACCAAGGAATTACGCTGCGCTCGGGCACGCTGGTGGACGCAACGATCATCGACGCGCCGTCGTCAACGAAGAACAAGGCCAAGGCACGTGATCCCGAGATGTCGTCAACGAAGAAGGGCAATGCCTGGTATTTTGGAATGAAGGCGCATGTTGGCGTCGATGTGGACAGCGGCACCGTCCACAGCCTCGAGGCGACAACCGCGAAGGTGCATGACAGCCGCATCTGGGACGAACTGCTCCACGGCGGCGAGACTTCAGTTTGGGCGGACAAGGGCTATGTCAGCGCCGAGCGGGAGGCTGCGTTCACCAAGAACGGCAAGGTCTGGGGCGTGATGCGCAAGGCACCGCGAGGCGGCAAGCTCGACGAGATCGACGAGGAGACCAACCGGGTCATCGCCATGGTGCGCGCCAAGGTCGAGCATCCCTTCCGCGTTCTCAAGCGCCAGTTCGGTCACATGAAGACGCGCTACCGCGGGTTGGCCAAGAACCGCGCCCAACTCTTCACCCTGTTCGCGCTCGGCAACCTGTTCCTGGTCCGAAGACAGCTGCTGACGTGA
- a CDS encoding DUF5676 family membrane protein: MMPILYFTAVAAILFLALRMTCGACVMGANDGTGRTFLPIVPLGWALSLFLALTYLVCIAFDLIFPGYAMYEVWSGLLPGFVWLTPLGFAIGLIESFLYGWYAALIFGGLYNAIAGRGAGA; this comes from the coding sequence ATGATGCCCATCCTCTATTTCACCGCCGTCGCGGCGATCCTTTTCCTGGCCCTGCGCATGACGTGCGGGGCCTGCGTCATGGGCGCGAATGACGGGACAGGGCGCACGTTTCTTCCCATCGTACCGCTGGGCTGGGCGCTGAGCCTGTTTCTGGCTCTGACCTACCTTGTGTGTATCGCCTTCGATCTGATCTTTCCCGGCTACGCGATGTACGAGGTCTGGTCCGGTCTGCTGCCCGGTTTCGTCTGGCTGACGCCATTGGGCTTCGCCATCGGCCTGATCGAGAGCTTTCTTTACGGATGGTACGCCGCGCTGATCTTTGGCGGGCTCTACAACGCCATCGCGGGCAGGGGAGCAGGGGCATGA
- a CDS encoding MBL fold metallo-hydrolase, translated as MIPTARPKLRFLGAAGTVTGSRYLIEAMGRRILIDCGLFQGFKQLRTRNRKPFPVRVNTIDTVLLTHAHLDHSGYLPALIRAGFRGRVLCTEATAELCGLILPDSGHIQQEEARYAARKGYSKHKNPRPLYTLKDAKAALDRLDPHPFDQRIELGDGIAASFIPAGHLLGAAQIRLEVGGRVIHFSGDLGHETDPLMRPPRPFGGADVLVCESTYGNRAHPDTDPEAELAPVLKRTFARGGTVLIPSFAVGRAQGLMLHIARLMERGDIPYVPVFLNSPMAVDATEIYHRHHDEHHVSREDCVAMFEIAKRVNTVEQSKELNTRQGPMIIVSASGMLTGGRILHHLASFGGDRRNTILLSGFQAGGTRGAALAGGARTLRMFGREFPIEAEVVQLNSFSGHADADEILRWMSADPAPEMTYLTHGNPDASDTLRFRVEHELGRPVRVPEHLESVYLDRPR; from the coding sequence ATGATCCCGACCGCACGTCCGAAACTGCGCTTTCTCGGTGCCGCCGGAACGGTGACAGGATCGCGCTACCTGATCGAGGCCATGGGACGGCGCATCCTGATCGATTGCGGCCTGTTCCAGGGCTTCAAGCAGTTGCGTACGCGCAATCGCAAACCGTTCCCTGTGCGCGTCAACACCATCGACACCGTGCTGCTCACCCATGCCCATCTGGACCATTCAGGATATCTGCCCGCGCTGATCCGGGCGGGGTTTCGCGGGCGGGTTCTTTGCACCGAGGCAACGGCGGAACTGTGCGGACTCATTCTTCCCGACAGCGGCCATATCCAGCAAGAAGAGGCGCGCTATGCCGCCAGAAAGGGGTATTCCAAACACAAGAACCCAAGACCACTCTACACGCTCAAGGATGCAAAGGCTGCGCTGGATCGCCTTGATCCGCACCCTTTCGATCAGAGGATCGAACTGGGCGACGGCATCGCGGCCAGCTTCATTCCGGCCGGGCATCTTCTTGGGGCGGCCCAGATCCGGCTTGAGGTCGGCGGCAGGGTTATTCATTTCAGCGGCGATCTGGGCCACGAGACCGATCCGCTGATGCGACCGCCAAGACCGTTCGGCGGGGCCGATGTGCTGGTCTGCGAATCCACCTATGGCAACCGGGCCCATCCCGATACGGACCCCGAGGCCGAGCTGGCCCCGGTCCTGAAACGCACCTTTGCCCGCGGCGGCACGGTGCTGATCCCGTCCTTCGCGGTCGGACGGGCGCAGGGGCTGATGCTGCACATTGCGCGATTGATGGAGCGCGGCGATATTCCCTACGTGCCAGTATTCCTCAACAGCCCGATGGCGGTGGACGCAACCGAGATCTATCACCGCCACCACGACGAACATCACGTCAGCCGCGAAGACTGCGTGGCGATGTTCGAGATCGCCAAGAGGGTAAACACGGTCGAGCAATCCAAGGAGCTGAACACCCGCCAGGGCCCGATGATCATCGTCTCCGCCAGCGGAATGCTGACCGGGGGGCGTATCCTGCACCATCTGGCCAGCTTCGGCGGCGATCGGCGGAATACAATCCTGCTGTCCGGTTTCCAGGCCGGTGGCACGCGCGGCGCGGCGCTGGCCGGGGGCGCTCGGACATTGCGCATGTTCGGGCGCGAGTTCCCGATCGAGGCCGAAGTGGTTCAGCTAAATTCCTTTTCCGGGCACGCCGATGCCGATGAAATCCTGCGCTGGATGTCCGCCGATCCCGCCCCGGAGATGACTTATCTGACCCACGGGAACCCAGACGCATCGGACACACTGCGGTTCCGCGTCGAACATGAACTTGGGCGACCCGTGCGCGTCCCGGAGCATCTCGAATCCGTCTATCTGGACCGGCCGCGATGA
- a CDS encoding potassium channel family protein translates to MPLSIGLSLSAFLVTAVMHLTTLKWCSGGMASIPMRPSIRVLAVLTLLFTAHMLQIGVFAVAFALAERWLNLGAFAGETIAAPLDYYYFSAITYTSLGIGDIFPTGHLRFLTGVEALIGLLLIAWSASFLYAMMNRLWVWQPCVRPDGTSQDMSGRTPARDCQQGNTGEDGGHA, encoded by the coding sequence TTGCCTCTCTCTATTGGCTTATCCCTGTCCGCATTTCTGGTGACGGCGGTGATGCATCTGACCACCCTGAAGTGGTGCAGTGGTGGGATGGCCAGCATTCCAATGCGGCCCTCCATCCGCGTCCTCGCGGTTCTGACTCTGCTGTTCACTGCCCATATGTTGCAAATTGGCGTGTTCGCTGTCGCCTTTGCCTTGGCCGAGCGCTGGTTGAACCTGGGCGCATTTGCGGGTGAGACCATCGCGGCTCCCCTCGATTACTACTATTTTTCGGCAATAACCTACACCTCGCTCGGAATAGGAGACATTTTTCCTACCGGGCACCTGCGGTTTCTGACGGGCGTCGAGGCGCTGATCGGTCTGTTGCTGATCGCGTGGTCCGCCTCCTTCCTCTACGCGATGATGAACCGCCTCTGGGTCTGGCAGCCCTGCGTGCGTCCGGACGGAACATCGCAGGACATGTCAGGACGTACGCCTGCGCGCGACTGCCAGCAGGGCAACACTGGCGAGGATGGCGGACATGCTTGA
- a CDS encoding IS5 family transposase, protein MSSWAPTKYKTTNWSAYNEALCQRGSLTIWFNPDMMWKPPPSGKRGRQPSFSDEAIQTCLTMKVLFGMPLRQTTGFVQSLLRLVGLDWRVPDFSTLCRRQKTLNVAIPYRGGTGPLNLLIDSTGIKAEGEGEWNARKHGGAKRRIWRKVHIGIDEETLEVRAVEVTGSNIGDAPILPDLLDQIPSDEEIGSVTADGAYDTRKCHEAIAARCAAAIIPPRKNAKPWKPTSPGAIARNEALRASKYLGRAIWRRWSGYHRRSRVESKMNCIKLLGQSLMARDFDRQVAELQVRIAVLNGYTALGIPVTVAVG, encoded by the coding sequence ATGAGCAGTTGGGCCCCTACGAAGTATAAGACCACGAACTGGTCGGCTTACAATGAAGCACTGTGTCAGCGCGGATCGCTGACGATCTGGTTCAATCCCGACATGATGTGGAAGCCGCCGCCGAGCGGGAAGCGTGGGCGGCAGCCGAGCTTCAGCGATGAAGCGATCCAAACGTGCCTGACAATGAAGGTGCTCTTTGGCATGCCGCTGAGACAAACGACCGGGTTCGTTCAGAGCCTCCTGCGGCTGGTCGGGTTGGATTGGCGAGTGCCGGACTTCAGCACCCTGTGCCGCCGCCAAAAGACGCTGAATGTGGCGATCCCGTATCGCGGCGGCACGGGCCCGCTGAACCTGCTGATCGACAGCACCGGCATCAAGGCCGAAGGCGAAGGTGAGTGGAACGCCCGCAAGCACGGCGGAGCCAAACGGCGCATCTGGCGCAAGGTGCACATCGGTATCGACGAGGAAACATTGGAAGTCCGGGCCGTCGAAGTCACCGGCAGCAACATTGGCGATGCGCCCATCCTGCCAGATCTCCTTGACCAAATCCCGTCTGACGAAGAGATCGGTTCCGTGACGGCAGATGGCGCCTACGACACACGCAAGTGCCACGAGGCAATCGCTGCTCGTTGTGCCGCTGCGATCATCCCGCCCCGCAAGAACGCCAAGCCTTGGAAACCGACGAGCCCCGGAGCCATCGCCCGCAATGAGGCACTGCGCGCGTCCAAATATTTGGGTCGCGCCATCTGGCGAAGATGGTCTGGCTACCACCGCCGGAGCCGGGTCGAGAGCAAGATGAACTGCATCAAGCTGCTCGGCCAATCCCTCATGGCCCGAGACTTCGACCGCCAGGTCGCCGAGCTGCAAGTTCGCATCGCCGTGCTGAACGGCTACACCGCGCTCGGCATACCCGTCACTGTGGCCGTAGGATAG
- a CDS encoding ribose-phosphate diphosphokinase, whose product MILVAFPEMMPLAERLAPALGAEPRVLDWHHFPDGESLISLPGDLEGADVVLLATLRDPDRLALPLRFAAATAREMGARRVGLIAPYLGYMRQDRRFEARQAVSAPLFAQFLGESFDWLVTVDPHLHRIARLQDVFPMPAMRAVSAPLLATWISTNLPDAVLLGPDSESQQWVAEVARLAGRPYEVLRKVRSGDRSVDVSVPESAALREGTPVILDDIASSGVTMARAVERLLAAGTAAPVCLVIHAVFADGAQDTIMSAGAAGIISTDTIPHSTNVIGIVDILSETTLSALKEP is encoded by the coding sequence ATGATCCTTGTCGCGTTTCCCGAGATGATGCCGCTGGCCGAGCGCCTTGCACCGGCACTGGGCGCGGAACCGCGCGTGCTAGACTGGCACCACTTCCCCGATGGCGAAAGCCTGATCTCGCTGCCCGGCGATCTGGAGGGCGCAGACGTGGTGCTGCTGGCCACGTTGCGAGATCCCGACCGCCTTGCGCTACCATTGCGTTTTGCGGCGGCCACGGCCCGTGAGATGGGCGCGCGCCGCGTCGGATTGATCGCGCCCTATCTCGGCTACATGCGTCAGGACCGCCGGTTCGAAGCCAGGCAGGCGGTCAGCGCGCCGCTGTTCGCGCAGTTCCTGGGGGAGAGTTTCGATTGGCTGGTGACCGTCGATCCGCATCTGCACCGCATCGCGCGGCTGCAGGATGTCTTCCCGATGCCGGCGATGCGCGCCGTATCCGCCCCGCTGCTTGCGACCTGGATCAGCACGAACCTGCCAGACGCCGTTCTTCTAGGCCCTGACAGCGAAAGCCAGCAATGGGTCGCCGAGGTGGCCCGGCTGGCCGGACGGCCTTACGAAGTCTTGCGCAAGGTGAGATCCGGTGACCGCAGTGTCGATGTCAGTGTCCCCGAAAGCGCGGCGCTGCGCGAAGGCACGCCAGTGATCCTCGACGACATCGCATCTTCCGGCGTCACGATGGCACGCGCCGTCGAAAGGTTGCTTGCGGCTGGAACCGCCGCGCCTGTCTGCCTTGTCATCCACGCGGTCTTTGCCGATGGCGCGCAGGACACCATCATGTCGGCAGGTGCGGCAGGGATCATATCCACCGACACCATACCCCATTCAACGAACGTGATCGGAATTGTCGACATCCTGAGCGAAACGACCCTTTCGGCCTTGAAGGAACCTTGA
- a CDS encoding IS1380 family transposase, whose product MAKATSLRPALSPVNGKPILLDFDGADMSSDAGLTLLREIERRDGLAGLLASCLTDLRDPGKVRHRLEEIIRFRIMMIAAGYEDGNDATDLRHDPSFKLALERGPETGAALCSQPTISRMENLADTRSLIRMGRELIRFYCQSFDRAPRQIVLDIDDTFDAVHGHQQLRLFNSYYDEYGFQPIVVFDGTGRLVGALLRPARRPKGKESAAHIRRLIRQIRRHWPTTGILLRADSHYCTPEVLDLCDRLGLRYVLGLSKNARLQERVQTLEASTAERYARKGQKLRRFKTFSYAAGSWSKARRVIARIEVGPQGRDTRYIVTNLEGGRGKHLYEKIYSARGQAENHIKAWKNHLASDRTSCSKANANQMRLMQHGCAYWIWWKLRAACPKRSPWRHAQFDTLRLHLVKLAATIVEKKTRITVTLPASCPRQKLIRLLFDALAPPGLARR is encoded by the coding sequence ATGGCAAAAGCTACATCTTTGCGGCCCGCGTTGTCACCCGTGAATGGCAAACCAATCCTGCTTGATTTTGATGGTGCAGATATGAGCTCCGATGCCGGGCTGACGCTCTTGCGGGAGATCGAGCGCCGGGATGGGTTGGCGGGTCTGCTGGCATCCTGCCTCACGGACCTACGCGATCCGGGCAAGGTTCGGCATCGCCTGGAGGAGATCATCCGTTTCCGGATCATGATGATTGCCGCCGGATATGAGGATGGCAATGACGCCACCGATTTGCGCCATGACCCCAGCTTCAAGCTGGCTCTGGAACGCGGCCCCGAGACCGGGGCGGCGCTGTGCTCGCAACCGACGATCTCGCGGATGGAAAACCTTGCCGACACCCGGTCCCTGATCCGTATGGGCCGGGAATTGATCCGGTTTTACTGCCAGTCATTTGACCGGGCGCCCCGGCAGATCGTGCTCGATATCGACGATACGTTCGACGCGGTGCATGGCCACCAGCAGTTGCGCCTGTTCAACTCCTACTATGACGAATACGGCTTCCAACCCATCGTGGTCTTTGACGGGACCGGGCGGCTGGTCGGGGCCTTGCTGCGCCCGGCACGCCGCCCCAAGGGGAAAGAAAGCGCGGCTCACATTCGGCGCTTGATCCGGCAGATCCGCCGCCATTGGCCCACGACCGGGATCCTGCTGCGGGCGGACAGCCATTACTGCACCCCGGAGGTTCTGGACCTGTGTGACAGGCTGGGTCTGCGCTACGTGCTGGGATTGTCGAAGAATGCCCGCCTGCAGGAGCGCGTGCAGACCCTGGAGGCTTCGACGGCGGAGCGGTATGCGCGCAAGGGTCAGAAGCTGCGCCGGTTCAAGACTTTCTCCTATGCGGCCGGGTCCTGGTCGAAAGCGCGCCGGGTGATCGCGCGCATCGAAGTTGGCCCGCAGGGGCGGGACACCCGTTACATTGTCACCAACCTCGAAGGCGGTCGCGGCAAGCATCTGTACGAGAAGATCTACTCTGCCCGCGGCCAGGCCGAAAACCACATCAAAGCCTGGAAAAACCACCTCGCTTCGGACCGGACATCCTGCTCGAAAGCCAACGCCAACCAGATGCGGCTCATGCAGCACGGCTGCGCGTACTGGATCTGGTGGAAGCTCCGCGCCGCCTGCCCGAAGCGCTCTCCTTGGCGACATGCCCAGTTCGACACGCTGCGCCTGCATCTGGTCAAGCTGGCCGCCACCATCGTTGAAAAGAAGACCCGGATCACCGTGACGCTGCCAGCGTCCTGTCCCCGCCAGAAGCTGATCCGCCTGCTGTTCGATGCTCTCGCGCCACCAGGACTTGCCCGACGCTGA
- a CDS encoding APC family permease, which translates to MQKHDKNHDVNDGYREGSISLGGAVAMGTGVMIGAGIFALTGQIAQLAGPLFPLAFIAGAIVTSFSAYSYIKMSNAWPSAGGIAMILQKCYGSGAVAAGAALLMALSMVIAESLVARTFATYVLRPFDITGGPLVPVLAVAVIVFAFLVNIAGNRSVGLFSLIMAAIKIGGIALFGIAALWSSGFQFAAASETAETFGVTGFIASVALAILAFKGFTTITNSGGEITDPHRNVGRTIMLSIGICVVVYLLVAFGVGASLTIDEIIAARDYSLAQAAEPALGQVGFYLTVVLAAVATASGVLASVFAVSRMLTMLTDMEMIPHSHFGMTGAIQRHMLVYTVVIASALAVFFDLGRIASLGAFFYLIMDMIVHWGVFHFRRKEVGAAPTILLLALAFDAVVLVAFTAMKLQSDPAIVLYAAIGIATVFVLERVYLSRWMAPEAAHEH; encoded by the coding sequence ATGCAGAAACACGATAAAAACCACGATGTAAACGACGGCTACCGCGAAGGCTCGATCAGCCTTGGCGGAGCTGTTGCCATGGGCACGGGCGTTATGATCGGAGCCGGTATCTTTGCCCTGACCGGACAAATCGCCCAGCTGGCTGGACCACTATTTCCACTCGCGTTCATCGCTGGTGCCATCGTGACCAGCTTCAGCGCTTACAGCTACATCAAGATGTCGAACGCCTGGCCCTCGGCAGGGGGCATCGCGATGATCCTTCAGAAATGCTATGGATCGGGGGCGGTTGCGGCGGGAGCGGCGCTTTTGATGGCGCTCAGCATGGTGATCGCGGAAAGCCTCGTCGCACGGACATTCGCAACTTATGTCTTGCGGCCTTTCGATATCACGGGTGGGCCACTTGTGCCCGTTCTGGCGGTTGCCGTGATCGTGTTCGCATTCTTGGTCAACATCGCAGGAAACCGCTCCGTCGGGCTATTCTCTCTAATCATGGCGGCGATCAAGATCGGGGGCATCGCGCTGTTCGGTATCGCAGCACTCTGGTCAAGCGGGTTTCAGTTCGCCGCCGCGTCAGAAACGGCCGAGACCTTTGGAGTGACAGGCTTCATCGCCTCTGTCGCACTGGCGATCCTTGCCTTCAAGGGCTTCACCACGATCACCAACAGCGGCGGCGAAATCACCGATCCCCACAGGAATGTGGGCCGCACTATCATGCTGTCCATCGGGATCTGCGTGGTGGTCTACTTGCTTGTGGCCTTTGGCGTAGGCGCGAGCCTGACAATCGACGAAATCATCGCCGCGCGCGACTATTCGCTGGCCCAGGCGGCTGAGCCCGCACTTGGGCAGGTGGGCTTTTACTTGACGGTCGTGTTGGCGGCCGTGGCCACGGCATCCGGCGTGTTGGCCAGCGTTTTCGCGGTGTCGCGGATGCTGACCATGCTGACGGATATGGAGATGATCCCGCACAGCCACTTTGGTATGACCGGGGCCATTCAGCGCCACATGCTGGTCTATACGGTTGTGATTGCCTCGGCGCTGGCGGTGTTCTTCGATCTGGGCAGGATCGCCTCTCTGGGAGCATTCTTCTATCTCATCATGGATATGATTGTGCATTGGGGTGTGTTCCATTTCCGACGGAAAGAGGTTGGAGCAGCGCCAACAATTCTTCTTTTGGCACTTGCTTTCGACGCCGTGGTACTTGTCGCCTTCACTGCGATGAAACTTCAAAGCGATCCGGCCATCGTGCTTTATGCCGCCATCGGCATTGCCACTGTCTTTGTCCTTGAACGTGTTTACCTGTCGCGATGGATGGCACCGGAAGCAGCGCATGAGCACTGA